From a region of the Lentilactobacillus curieae genome:
- a CDS encoding N-acetylmuramoyl-L-alanine amidase, with protein sequence MKKIIKNRSWIITTVTIIATLAIMLIALYANSVTVKVNSLNLRTGPAVTYSVKEKINKGERLQVISRKNDWIKVISHHREIGWVASWLVENSSIKHVSSLSEATIVIDPGHGGSDSGALSTKGKEEKHYTLIFANKLANDLRAKGARVILTRDTDKTVALSKRPDIAIKNSASAFISIHFDSSDTANDATGFTTYYYHPGRSRALAQSVDSGLDNLALDNRGVEFGNFLVIRDNSVPAILIEGGYINNDNDFKKIDSAAYQDQYAQDVTTGLANYFKSNG encoded by the coding sequence TTGAAAAAAATAATCAAGAATCGTAGTTGGATAATCACCACGGTAACGATAATCGCAACCCTAGCAATTATGTTAATTGCGTTGTATGCAAACTCGGTAACAGTTAAGGTTAATTCATTGAATCTACGGACTGGACCTGCAGTTACTTACTCGGTTAAAGAAAAGATCAACAAAGGTGAACGCCTTCAAGTTATCAGCCGTAAAAATGACTGGATCAAAGTTATTTCTCACCACAGAGAAATTGGCTGGGTCGCTTCATGGTTGGTTGAAAACTCTAGCATCAAGCACGTTTCAAGCCTGTCTGAAGCCACAATTGTTATCGACCCCGGGCACGGTGGCTCTGATTCAGGTGCTTTATCAACTAAGGGAAAAGAAGAAAAACATTACACGCTGATTTTTGCTAATAAACTTGCCAACGACTTAAGAGCAAAAGGCGCTAGAGTTATATTAACTAGAGATACAGATAAAACCGTCGCCCTTTCAAAACGACCAGATATCGCCATTAAAAACTCAGCTAGTGCATTTATCAGTATTCACTTTGATTCTTCTGACACCGCTAATGACGCCACCGGATTTACAACATATTATTACCATCCTGGAAGATCAAGGGCATTAGCACAGTCAGTTGACAGCGGCTTGGATAATTTGGCACTTGATAACCGTGGCGTGGAATTCGGTAACTTCTTAGTAATCCGGGATAATTCCGTACCGGCCATTTTGATTGAAGGCGGATATATTAATAATGATAATGACTTCAAAAAAATTGATTCTGCTGCTTATCAAGATCAATACGCTCAAGACGTTACAACAGGTTTAGCCAACTACTTTAAATCTAATGGATAA
- a CDS encoding HAD-IA family hydrolase — protein sequence MMINNLIWDFDGTLFDTYPAMVNAFVNGLNDMGIDDVGIDEHDIYVIMRQQSVGAALKKFSAYYGIKESKLAQLNAKYQTEQVKDAKPFAGANELLDYAIENGGGNYLLTHRDEQAKTLLDNFGMLSKFTGFVTSADKFPRKPQPDSLNWLKQEYQLANESTVMIGDRQLDIEAGNRANVSTALFDPDRTIVKTGSPDVRVTELSELKDFLVK from the coding sequence ATGATGATAAATAATTTGATTTGGGACTTCGATGGTACCCTGTTTGATACTTATCCAGCAATGGTTAACGCTTTTGTCAATGGATTAAATGACATGGGAATTGATGACGTTGGAATTGATGAGCATGATATTTATGTAATTATGAGGCAACAATCAGTTGGAGCTGCTTTAAAAAAGTTTTCCGCATACTACGGAATTAAAGAATCAAAATTGGCGCAGCTGAACGCTAAGTACCAGACAGAGCAAGTAAAGGATGCAAAACCCTTTGCTGGTGCGAACGAATTGTTGGACTACGCAATTGAAAATGGTGGTGGCAATTACTTGCTGACACATCGGGATGAACAAGCTAAGACATTACTAGATAATTTTGGAATGCTTTCTAAATTCACAGGATTTGTGACGTCTGCTGATAAATTTCCTCGTAAGCCTCAGCCAGATTCATTAAACTGGTTAAAGCAAGAATATCAATTAGCCAATGAATCAACCGTAATGATTGGGGACCGTCAGCTTGATATTGAAGCAGGAAACCGAGCGAATGTTTCTACGGCGTTGTTTGATCCAGATAGAACAATTGTTAAAACGGGATCACCCGATGTCCGCGTAACTGAACTATCTGAACTAAAGGATTTCTTAGTGAAGTAA
- the dtd gene encoding D-aminoacyl-tRNA deacylase, with the protein MRVVLQRVSRASVSIDDQVYNKIDKGFVLLVGVNDNDGNEEIEYLVHKISKLRVFEDEQGKLNLDINRVNGSILSISQFTLFADTKKGNRPSFTGAGQPEHAKKIYEQFNDQLAATGLEVKPGVFGADMLVDIQNDGPVTIMFDTENK; encoded by the coding sequence TTGAGAGTTGTATTGCAAAGAGTTAGTCGAGCATCGGTCAGTATCGATGACCAGGTCTATAACAAAATCGATAAGGGATTTGTATTACTCGTTGGTGTCAATGACAATGATGGTAATGAAGAAATTGAGTATCTAGTTCATAAAATTAGCAAGTTACGAGTATTTGAAGATGAGCAGGGGAAACTCAATCTTGATATTAACCGTGTTAATGGTTCGATATTGTCAATTTCTCAATTTACCTTATTTGCAGACACTAAAAAGGGTAACCGGCCAAGCTTTACAGGTGCAGGGCAACCTGAGCACGCTAAGAAAATTTATGAACAGTTCAATGACCAGCTTGCAGCGACTGGCTTAGAAGTTAAACCAGGAGTATTTGGTGCAGATATGCTAGTAGATATTCAAAACGATGGTCCAGTGACGATTATGTTCGATACTGAAAACAAGTAA
- a CDS encoding RelA/SpoT family protein, which produces MATKVWTADEVIKQVAEYMNQEHIEEVKKAYQFAAVAHADQTRQSGEPYITHPTQVAGILADLHMDPATVSAGFLHDIVEDTGVELSDVKELFGDDVCLIVDGVTKLSKIKYKSSQERLAENHRKLLLAMCKDIRVMIVKLADRLHNMRTLKSLRPDKQRRIAKETLEIYAPIADRLGIGTVKWELEDISLRYLNPQQYYRIVHLMNSRRDQREDYIQKAIKQVKGAIADLDLKVDIYGRPKHIYSVYRKMVDQHKQFSQIYDLLAIRVIVESIKDCYAVLGAIHSEWKPMPGRFKDYIAMPKDNMYQSLHTTVIGPEGKPLEVQIRTEEMHQVAEFGIAAHWAYKEGIKDGVQGSNDNNKLNWFKEIIELQEDTDDAADFMDGVKGELFGDRVYAFTPKGDVFELPKGAGPLDMAYIIHTEVGNHTTGARVNGKIVPLDFEVSNGDIVDIITSPNSAGPSRDWLQMVHTRRARNKIKQFFRQEDRVQNIETGREILTHHLQNAGFSPKAVLTDEKLDKVAQNMHYQHGEDLLAAVGFGDLQPTGVINRITEDIRAQKKKERQDQAEREVLEKHQTISEKTETKQQRHAKQSSSSGVIIEGVDNMLVRLSHCCTPVPGDDIVGYITKGRGVSVHRVDCPNIKKAEENGERLIEVSWDDPGTNRTNYPANLSFSGYNRSGLLTDVLNAVNNVTKDVSSINGQVDHNKMATVSVSVGIRNLEQLERLINTIKNIPDVYVIERTFR; this is translated from the coding sequence ATGGCCACAAAAGTATGGACAGCAGATGAGGTTATCAAACAGGTAGCCGAATATATGAACCAAGAACACATTGAAGAAGTTAAAAAAGCTTATCAGTTTGCTGCTGTGGCACATGCAGATCAAACAAGACAATCTGGTGAACCTTACATTACTCATCCAACTCAGGTTGCTGGTATTTTAGCAGACTTGCACATGGATCCTGCGACGGTTTCTGCGGGATTTCTTCATGACATTGTGGAAGATACCGGTGTGGAATTGTCTGATGTAAAGGAATTGTTTGGTGATGATGTTTGTTTAATTGTGGACGGAGTTACTAAGCTTTCAAAAATTAAGTACAAGTCAAGTCAGGAAAGGCTTGCTGAAAATCACCGTAAATTATTATTGGCAATGTGTAAGGATATTCGGGTGATGATCGTTAAATTAGCGGATCGCTTGCACAATATGCGAACCCTTAAGTCATTGCGGCCAGATAAGCAGCGGCGGATTGCCAAAGAAACCCTTGAAATCTACGCTCCAATTGCGGATCGTTTAGGTATTGGTACCGTTAAGTGGGAACTTGAAGACATCAGTCTTCGTTACCTAAATCCTCAACAGTACTATCGAATCGTTCATCTAATGAACTCACGTCGGGATCAGCGAGAGGACTATATTCAAAAAGCAATCAAACAAGTTAAGGGGGCAATTGCTGACCTTGACCTTAAGGTTGATATTTATGGTCGACCAAAGCATATTTACTCGGTATACCGAAAAATGGTTGATCAACATAAGCAATTTAGCCAGATTTACGATTTGCTGGCAATTAGGGTAATTGTTGAATCAATTAAAGATTGTTACGCCGTTTTGGGTGCCATTCATTCAGAATGGAAACCAATGCCGGGTCGATTTAAAGACTACATTGCAATGCCTAAGGACAACATGTACCAGTCACTGCATACAACAGTTATTGGTCCGGAAGGTAAACCACTTGAGGTCCAAATCAGAACTGAGGAAATGCACCAGGTTGCTGAATTTGGTATTGCGGCTCACTGGGCATATAAAGAAGGAATCAAGGATGGGGTCCAAGGTTCAAACGACAACAATAAGCTAAACTGGTTTAAAGAAATCATTGAATTGCAAGAAGATACCGATGATGCGGCTGACTTTATGGATGGCGTCAAAGGTGAACTCTTCGGTGACCGGGTTTATGCGTTTACTCCTAAGGGCGATGTTTTTGAACTGCCTAAGGGTGCTGGGCCACTTGATATGGCCTACATTATTCATACTGAGGTTGGAAATCACACTACTGGGGCTAGGGTTAACGGTAAGATAGTTCCGCTAGACTTTGAGGTTTCAAACGGTGATATCGTCGATATTATTACCTCACCAAACTCTGCAGGACCAAGTCGCGATTGGTTACAGATGGTTCATACCAGAAGAGCAAGAAATAAGATTAAGCAGTTCTTCCGCCAAGAGGATAGAGTTCAAAACATTGAAACTGGTCGAGAAATTTTGACTCATCATCTGCAAAATGCTGGCTTTAGCCCCAAAGCAGTGCTAACTGATGAGAAGCTTGATAAAGTAGCTCAGAATATGCACTATCAACATGGTGAAGATCTATTAGCAGCAGTTGGATTTGGGGATCTTCAACCAACTGGTGTTATCAACCGAATTACAGAAGATATTCGCGCCCAAAAGAAGAAAGAGCGTCAAGACCAAGCAGAACGAGAAGTTCTCGAAAAACACCAGACTATCTCTGAGAAGACTGAAACCAAGCAACAAAGACATGCTAAACAATCATCATCTAGTGGGGTCATTATTGAAGGCGTTGACAACATGTTGGTTCGTTTAAGTCATTGTTGTACCCCGGTTCCTGGTGATGATATCGTTGGATACATTACAAAAGGTAGAGGGGTTTCAGTCCACAGGGTGGATTGCCCTAATATCAAGAAGGCAGAGGAAAATGGTGAGCGGTTAATTGAAGTTTCTTGGGATGATCCTGGAACTAACCGCACTAACTATCCAGCTAACTTGTCTTTCTCTGGTTATAACCGTTCTGGGTTACTTACTGACGTTCTTAACGCAGTTAATAACGTTACTAAGGATGTATCTTCGATTAACGGTCAAGTTGACCACAACAAGATGGCAACCGTTTCTGTGTCCGTTGGTATTCGTAATCTCGAACAATTAGAGCGTTTGATTAATACCATAAAAAACATTCCTGATGTTTACGTAATTGAAAGAACCTTTAGATAG
- a CDS encoding 16S rRNA (uracil(1498)-N(3))-methyltransferase produces the protein MQHYFIEKAKPTDGVVELPADVAKHFVRVLRSEIGEQVELVLSDHHVYLAELVAVEDRQARCKIIKDLDRNVELPVDITLVCGLPKQSKPEIIVQKSTELGVANVIFTSMERSIVNWNGKADKKISRLQEVAKSAAEQSHRNVIPKVSYANDLSMIDLASYNAKVIAYEEAAKQGEESNLSKVFSQMKTGESGLFVIGPEGGVSDSEMDWMTGEGFVSAGLGPRILRTETAPFYVLAAASYYFELSH, from the coding sequence ATGCAACATTATTTTATTGAAAAAGCTAAACCGACTGATGGCGTGGTTGAACTACCAGCTGACGTCGCTAAACATTTTGTTCGCGTACTCAGAAGTGAGATTGGCGAACAAGTTGAGTTAGTCTTAAGTGACCACCACGTTTATTTAGCGGAGTTAGTAGCGGTTGAAGATAGGCAAGCCAGGTGCAAAATAATTAAGGATCTTGACCGGAATGTTGAATTACCGGTAGACATTACTTTAGTATGTGGTTTACCAAAGCAAAGCAAGCCGGAAATAATTGTGCAAAAATCTACAGAACTTGGTGTTGCAAACGTTATTTTTACCAGCATGGAAAGATCGATTGTCAATTGGAACGGTAAAGCTGACAAAAAAATTAGTCGTTTGCAAGAGGTTGCTAAAAGCGCTGCCGAGCAATCACATCGAAACGTGATTCCTAAAGTTAGTTATGCTAACGATTTATCGATGATTGATTTAGCTAGTTATAATGCTAAGGTCATTGCATATGAGGAAGCTGCTAAGCAAGGTGAAGAATCAAATTTAAGTAAAGTGTTTAGTCAAATGAAAACTGGTGAATCTGGATTGTTTGTAATTGGTCCTGAGGGCGGAGTATCAGACTCAGAAATGGACTGGATGACCGGTGAAGGATTTGTGAGTGCTGGTTTAGGCCCACGGATTTTAAGAACGGAAACTGCACCATTTTACGTGTTGGCAGCAGCTTCTTATTACTTTGAATTGAGTCATTAG
- the prmA gene encoding 50S ribosomal protein L11 methyltransferase: MNWTQVSVLTTSEAVEAVSNIFMDFEAKGVKIEDAQDFQNIDTKDEAEHGRIFDVNAIPHIKSGAIVSSYFPETDSIETKLPQIEERVRNLKEFGLNPGPAEVKANPVADEDWATEWEKYYHPLRITRYLTIVPSWEGYQPSTGDEKIIRLDPGMAFGTGTHPTTQLSLQALETVVRGGESMIDVGTGSGVLSIGARLLGVKDIFATDVDDVAVRSAKENIKLNFDADSMKIVANDLLNGIHKQVDLVVANILAEIIIPLVPQAFQNLKPNGTFITAGIINSKLDTVRNAIEKQGFKVLQVLNMGDWYSIIAKKPGKDGE, translated from the coding sequence ATGAATTGGACACAAGTATCTGTATTAACCACTAGCGAGGCTGTCGAGGCAGTCAGCAACATATTTATGGATTTTGAAGCCAAGGGCGTTAAGATTGAAGACGCTCAAGATTTTCAAAATATTGACACTAAAGATGAGGCAGAGCACGGAAGAATCTTTGACGTAAATGCGATTCCTCACATTAAAAGTGGGGCAATTGTTAGTTCGTATTTTCCAGAGACAGACAGCATTGAGACAAAACTACCCCAAATTGAGGAAAGGGTTCGTAACCTTAAAGAATTTGGGTTAAATCCTGGACCAGCTGAAGTTAAAGCTAATCCGGTCGCTGATGAAGACTGGGCAACCGAATGGGAAAAATATTATCATCCCCTAAGAATTACTCGTTATTTAACAATCGTCCCTAGCTGGGAAGGCTATCAGCCATCCACAGGCGACGAAAAAATCATTCGCTTGGATCCAGGAATGGCATTCGGTACTGGAACGCACCCAACTACACAGCTTTCTCTTCAAGCACTTGAAACTGTAGTTCGTGGTGGTGAGTCAATGATTGACGTCGGAACTGGTTCTGGAGTTTTGAGCATTGGAGCCAGATTACTTGGTGTTAAAGATATTTTTGCCACTGATGTTGATGATGTTGCTGTCAGGTCAGCAAAGGAAAACATCAAGTTGAACTTTGACGCAGATAGCATGAAAATCGTAGCCAACGATTTATTAAATGGAATTCATAAACAAGTTGATTTGGTGGTTGCTAATATTTTAGCTGAAATTATTATTCCGCTTGTACCCCAAGCATTTCAGAATTTAAAGCCAAATGGAACGTTTATTACTGCCGGAATTATTAATTCTAAGTTGGATACTGTCAGAAATGCGATTGAAAAACAAGGATTTAAAGTATTACAAGTATTAAACATGGGTGATTGGTACTCAATTATTGCCAAGAAGCCCGGCAAAGACGGGGAGTAG
- the lepA gene encoding translation elongation factor 4: MDIEKMKEHQKYIRNFSIVAHIDHGKSTLADRILEMTDTVSEREMKDQLLDNMDLERERGITIKLNAVELKYHADDGNDYEFHLIDTPGHVDFSYEVSRSLAACEGAILVVDAAQGVEAQTLANVYLALDDDLEIVPVINKIDLPSADPERVQEEIENVIGIDASDAVMASAKKGIGIKELLEQIVAKVPAPAGDVEAPLKALVFDSVYDDYRGVVLSVRLAEGTVQPGDKIRLMNSGSEYEVTEVGVNSPNPVKRDYLMSGDVGYITASIKDIGQTRVGDTITNAKNPADKPLPGYREMNPMVYAGLYPTDNARFEDLRESLEKLKLNDAALEFEPEVSQALGFGFRCGFLGLLHMDVVQERLEREFNLDLITTAPSVTYEVEKSDGTQAEVENPSEMPDSSEIKTISEPFVKATIMVPNDYVGAVMELCQRRRGIFETMDYLDDYRVNVIYHMPLSEIIFDFFDKLKSSTRGYASLDYDLEDYRPSDLVKVDILMNSDKVDALSFITHRQFADSRSRDIVTKLKGIIPRQNFEIPIQAAVGSKIIARTNIKAYRKDVTSKIHTGDPDRRAKLLDKQKRGKKRMKAVGKVEIPQAAFMAVLQTDEEEANDK; the protein is encoded by the coding sequence ATGGATATTGAAAAAATGAAAGAGCATCAAAAATATATTCGGAACTTTTCAATTGTTGCTCATATTGACCATGGAAAATCCACGTTGGCTGACCGAATTCTGGAAATGACCGATACGGTTTCAGAACGAGAAATGAAAGATCAACTGTTGGACAACATGGATTTGGAACGTGAACGAGGAATTACCATTAAGTTAAACGCCGTGGAGCTTAAATACCACGCTGACGATGGTAATGATTATGAATTTCATCTAATTGACACCCCAGGACACGTTGACTTTTCTTACGAAGTTTCTAGAAGTTTAGCCGCGTGTGAAGGGGCAATTTTGGTGGTTGATGCTGCCCAAGGTGTTGAAGCCCAGACCCTAGCTAACGTTTATTTAGCCTTGGATGATGACTTGGAAATCGTTCCGGTTATTAATAAAATCGATTTGCCATCTGCTGACCCTGAGCGGGTTCAAGAAGAAATTGAAAACGTCATTGGCATTGATGCATCAGACGCTGTTATGGCAAGTGCTAAAAAGGGGATTGGAATCAAGGAGCTGCTTGAACAGATTGTGGCCAAGGTACCCGCACCAGCTGGAGATGTTGAGGCTCCATTAAAAGCGCTTGTATTCGATTCAGTTTATGACGATTACCGTGGGGTTGTTTTAAGTGTCCGTTTGGCCGAAGGAACTGTTCAGCCTGGTGACAAAATCAGATTAATGAACTCTGGTTCTGAGTATGAGGTCACTGAAGTTGGGGTTAACTCACCTAATCCAGTCAAACGAGACTACTTGATGTCTGGTGACGTTGGATACATCACCGCTAGCATCAAAGATATTGGCCAAACTCGTGTCGGTGATACGATTACGAACGCTAAAAACCCTGCTGACAAACCACTTCCTGGCTATCGGGAAATGAATCCGATGGTTTATGCGGGGCTTTATCCAACTGATAATGCTCGATTTGAAGACCTTCGTGAATCGCTTGAAAAATTGAAGCTAAATGATGCCGCGTTAGAATTTGAACCTGAAGTTTCTCAAGCTCTTGGTTTTGGGTTCCGGTGTGGATTTTTGGGACTACTTCATATGGACGTTGTTCAGGAAAGACTAGAGCGAGAATTTAATCTTGACCTGATTACAACAGCACCATCTGTAACGTATGAAGTTGAAAAATCAGACGGTACTCAAGCTGAAGTCGAAAATCCCTCTGAAATGCCTGATTCTTCAGAAATCAAGACGATTTCTGAGCCATTTGTAAAGGCGACTATTATGGTCCCTAATGATTATGTTGGTGCCGTAATGGAGCTTTGCCAAAGACGCCGAGGGATTTTTGAGACGATGGATTATCTAGATGATTACCGAGTAAACGTCATTTACCATATGCCTTTATCAGAAATCATTTTTGATTTCTTTGATAAATTAAAATCTAGTACCCGTGGATATGCATCCCTCGACTACGACCTTGAAGATTATCGACCAAGTGACCTAGTTAAGGTAGATATTCTTATGAATAGTGACAAGGTCGATGCTTTGAGCTTTATCACTCATAGGCAGTTTGCTGATTCTAGAAGTAGAGATATTGTTACCAAGTTGAAGGGCATCATCCCTAGACAAAACTTTGAAATCCCAATTCAAGCGGCTGTCGGGTCAAAAATTATTGCCAGAACAAACATCAAGGCTTACCGTAAAGATGTTACCTCAAAGATTCATACTGGTGACCCCGATCGGCGAGCAAAATTGCTCGATAAGCAGAAACGGGGAAAGAAACGGATGAAGGCCGTCGGTAAGGTCGAAATTCCGCAAGCTGCATTTATGGCTGTTCTTCAAACCGATGAAGAAGAAGCAAATGATAAATAA
- the dnaJ gene encoding molecular chaperone DnaJ, translated as MANKDYYDILGVSKDASDDDIKHAYRRLSKKYHPDINKAPDAEQKFKEITEAYETLGDPQKRANYDQYGSADGPQGFGGGFSQGGAGNFGGGFGFDDIFSQFFGGGGGQQSADPTAPRQGRDLQYQMTLEFEEAIFGKKTRIKYNREAQCDTCGGSGAKPGTSPVTCHNCDGRGFVTVETNTPLGRMQTRQECPVCNGTGKEIKEKCPTCGGSGHVDQRHEIEVTVPAGVDDGQQMRLQNQGEAGENGGPYGDLYIVFKVRPSKIFQRDGATIYMTQDISFAKAALGGKVKVQTVHGEVELSIPAGTQNGTVFKLRGKGVPHLRGKGNGDQRVTVNVVTPKSLNKEQKVALEALAAAFGEEDLGSGKPGNLFDKLKDAFDGKK; from the coding sequence ATGGCTAACAAAGATTATTATGATATCCTTGGAGTTTCTAAGGATGCTTCTGATGACGACATTAAACATGCGTACAGAAGATTATCAAAAAAATACCATCCAGATATAAATAAGGCACCAGATGCTGAACAAAAGTTCAAGGAAATTACCGAGGCTTATGAAACCCTAGGTGATCCTCAAAAGCGTGCTAATTACGATCAATATGGGTCTGCTGACGGTCCTCAAGGATTTGGCGGAGGATTCTCACAAGGTGGTGCCGGAAACTTCGGTGGTGGCTTTGGTTTTGATGATATTTTCAGTCAGTTCTTCGGCGGTGGTGGCGGTCAGCAATCTGCTGATCCAACTGCTCCGCGTCAAGGACGTGATTTACAGTACCAGATGACTCTTGAGTTTGAAGAGGCGATTTTCGGAAAGAAAACCCGCATTAAATATAATCGTGAAGCACAATGTGACACTTGTGGAGGTTCTGGAGCAAAACCAGGAACATCGCCTGTAACCTGTCATAATTGTGATGGTCGTGGTTTTGTGACTGTTGAAACCAATACACCACTCGGACGGATGCAAACCCGTCAGGAGTGTCCTGTATGTAACGGTACTGGTAAAGAGATTAAAGAAAAATGCCCCACTTGTGGTGGTAGTGGCCACGTTGACCAACGCCATGAGATCGAAGTTACAGTTCCTGCTGGAGTTGACGATGGCCAACAAATGCGCCTTCAAAATCAAGGTGAAGCAGGCGAAAATGGTGGTCCTTATGGAGACCTTTACATCGTCTTTAAAGTTCGACCATCCAAAATATTCCAACGTGACGGTGCTACAATTTACATGACCCAAGACATTAGTTTTGCTAAGGCTGCCCTCGGAGGTAAAGTCAAGGTTCAGACTGTTCATGGTGAAGTAGAACTTTCGATTCCTGCGGGAACCCAAAACGGCACTGTATTCAAGCTTCGAGGTAAGGGCGTTCCTCATCTTCGTGGTAAGGGTAACGGTGACCAGAGAGTTACAGTCAACGTTGTTACACCAAAATCATTAAATAAAGAGCAAAAAGTTGCGCTTGAAGCCCTTGCTGCAGCTTTTGGTGAGGAAGATCTCGGATCGGGTAAGCCAGGAAACTTGTTCGACAAATTAAAAGATGCCTTTGACGGTAAAAAGTAA
- the dnaK gene encoding molecular chaperone DnaK: protein MASNKIIGIDLGTTNSAVAVLEGSEPKIIPNPEGSRTTPSVVAFKDGQPQVGEVAKRQEITNPNTVVSIKSHMGEENYTVDIEGKKYTPQQISAMILQYIKGFAEDYLGDTVEKAVITVPAYFNDAQRQATKDAGKIAGLEVERIINEPTAASLAYGLDKQDKDEKVLVYDLGGGTFDVSVLELGDGVFQVLSTNGDTHLGGDDFDKRIMDWLVDDFKAANGVDLSKDKMALQRLKDAAEKAKKDLSGVSESEISLPFISAGESGPLHLQTTLTRAKFNELTADLVSKTKVPFDNALKDAGLSVGDIDQVILNGGSTRIPAVQEAVKSWTGKDSNHSINPDEAVALGAAVQGGVITGDVKDVVLLDVTPLSLGIETMGGVFTKLIDRNTTIPTSKSQVFSTAADNQPAVDIHVLQGERPMAADNKTLGQFQLTDIPAAPRGVPQIEVTFDIDKNGIVNVSAKDKGTGKEQKITIKDSSGLSDEEIDKMMKEAQENEDADKKRKEEADLNNEVDQLLFSTDKTLEEVKDKVSEDEIKKATDARDALKKAREDNNIEDMKAKKDELTKITQDLAVKLYQDQAQNGQGAEGASDAGSSDGKKDDGTVDGDFSEVDDDKK from the coding sequence ATGGCAAGTAATAAAATTATTGGTATTGATTTAGGAACTACTAACTCAGCCGTTGCCGTACTTGAAGGTAGCGAGCCAAAGATTATTCCCAATCCAGAAGGTTCAAGAACTACACCTTCCGTAGTTGCGTTTAAAGATGGCCAACCTCAAGTTGGTGAAGTTGCCAAGCGTCAAGAAATCACTAACCCTAACACGGTGGTATCAATTAAGAGTCACATGGGTGAAGAAAATTATACTGTTGATATTGAAGGTAAAAAGTACACACCTCAACAAATTTCAGCAATGATTCTTCAATACATCAAAGGATTTGCTGAAGACTACCTTGGCGATACCGTTGAAAAGGCCGTAATCACAGTTCCTGCTTACTTCAACGATGCTCAACGTCAAGCAACTAAAGATGCTGGTAAGATTGCCGGCCTTGAAGTTGAACGAATCATCAACGAACCAACTGCTGCTTCATTAGCTTACGGTCTTGACAAACAAGACAAAGATGAAAAGGTATTGGTTTATGACCTTGGTGGTGGTACTTTTGATGTTTCCGTCCTTGAATTAGGTGACGGTGTGTTCCAAGTACTTTCAACTAATGGTGATACTCATCTTGGTGGTGACGACTTTGACAAGCGCATCATGGATTGGTTAGTTGATGACTTTAAGGCAGCTAACGGCGTTGATTTATCTAAAGACAAGATGGCACTTCAACGTTTAAAGGATGCTGCTGAAAAAGCCAAGAAGGATTTGTCAGGAGTTTCTGAATCAGAAATTAGCTTGCCATTTATTTCTGCTGGCGAGAGTGGACCACTTCACTTACAAACTACATTGACTCGTGCTAAGTTCAATGAATTAACCGCAGATCTTGTTTCAAAGACTAAAGTACCATTTGACAATGCTTTGAAGGATGCTGGCCTTTCAGTTGGTGATATCGACCAAGTTATTTTAAATGGTGGTTCAACTCGAATTCCCGCAGTTCAAGAAGCTGTTAAGAGCTGGACTGGTAAAGATTCAAACCATTCGATCAACCCTGATGAGGCCGTTGCCCTTGGGGCTGCTGTCCAAGGTGGTGTTATCACTGGTGACGTTAAGGACGTTGTTTTGCTTGATGTTACTCCACTTTCACTTGGGATCGAAACAATGGGTGGCGTGTTCACTAAGTTGATCGATAGAAACACAACCATTCCAACTAGCAAGTCACAAGTATTCTCAACTGCTGCTGACAATCAACCTGCTGTTGATATCCACGTCTTGCAAGGTGAAAGACCTATGGCTGCTGATAACAAGACTTTGGGTCAATTCCAACTTACTGACATTCCTGCTGCTCCTCGTGGAGTACCTCAAATTGAAGTTACATTCGATATTGATAAGAACGGTATCGTAAATGTTTCTGCAAAGGACAAGGGAACTGGTAAGGAACAAAAAATTACCATCAAGGATTCATCAGGTTTATCAGATGAGGAAATCGATAAGATGATGAAGGAAGCCCAAGAAAACGAAGATGCTGACAAGAAGCGTAAAGAAGAAGCTGACCTTAACAATGAAGTTGACCAATTATTGTTCTCAACTGATAAGACTTTAGAAGAAGTTAAGGACAAAGTTTCCGAAGACGAAATCAAGAAGGCAACCGATGCTCGTGATGCTTTGAAGAAGGCTCGTGAAGACAACAACATCGAGGACATGAAGGCTAAGAAGGATGAACTTACAAAAATCACTCAAGATTTAGCGGTTAAGTTATATCAAGATCAAGCTCAAAATGGTCAAGGTGCTGAAGGTGCTTCAGATGCCGGTTCATCTGATGGTAAAAAGGATGACGGTACTGTTGACGGAGATTTCTCAGAAGTCGACGATGACAAAAAGTAA